One Rosa chinensis cultivar Old Blush chromosome 3, RchiOBHm-V2, whole genome shotgun sequence DNA window includes the following coding sequences:
- the LOC112195280 gene encoding disease resistance protein RPV1 codes for MASSSQTSSSSLPSSSAPQWKHDVFLSFRGEDTRKGIVSSLYHELKTRGIQTFMDDQGLQQGMPISPSLLTAIEESRCAVVLLSPNYASSTWCLDELAKILQCSEAKKTLLLPIFYNVDPSHVRHQKGSFAEAFTKHEERYRQGNDDAEKVNKWRAALTQVANLSGLDSNKFGSDRELVQRIVELVRRDVRPISIMSSSNFEAFESTRKAMKELMEALEDDEVAAIGVYGMGGVGKTTMVKHVGAQAQKMGLFDRVIMAVVSQTPDTRNIQGALADLLGLTLVQESDIGRADRLQTEILGRKKILIILDDIWKTLDLSSIGIPSYNYLQIRKSKLLFTTRRSNVCHTMGSQAKIHLNILSEDDAWNLFLKKARRSFQKSSPFYEVARKVARECAGLPVALIAVARALGDKDFKDWKLAARQLEMSQPANLDEEKDVFKCIKLSYDYLDSDDAKSCFLLCCLFPEDYDIRVEDLMSYGFGTGLFRHVNSTIEYARVRAHSVTRYLKASCLLLDGTKEGYVRMHDVIRDMAISIALSVDGHASLVKTNCHLKDWSMDADEGYSAISLIESNTCKLPNKLVCSKLQILLLQKNDGIREISKTFFQSPNDLRVLDLRKTGISSLPPSFSLLARLQALHLDDCESIIDISLLGKLKKLEILSMRHCDSIKKFPKEIGNLTNLRMLDLTGTRFKTVPSQVISRLYRLEVLYMRCYFGKWGCKAAGGCLCFLCKNASFDELIGLPSLNTLQVSVCGAERLPQNVEVNPNWDRFCIIMEGYGTDICRIYDYDEGFPHRFSRTLITVETMNNLPDWFISVVTERTDYLWYRGRHGLTNLLEEHDCGRLHGLKYLCIESSEYVEVLLNTITWTRVSNEPVFENLEELEFSGDGLEELCVGELPPGSLRNLKKLMMGMCPCLVKPLLPSKLLHRLESLEELCCSLMKEMKYVFGFEGHEPQHVVLTRLRMISLESMDSLINIWDGPAPSGIFQSLKIISLVNCRKLEYLFTSDVARCLLQLEDVVVQNCFSLDRIIEASEEIESNRIVLPQLKNLVLKDLPKLTRLSSTSSSTIDIEIECPTLERLYVSACPQLSIPASGFNSSNEHSLFNWGYSDTLRSSIEAVSYRSHFPPSMSARLLLALLRTTLISTKRAPVTWPVACFAVMVLCLMVFWHVG; via the exons ATGGCCTCGAGCTCCCAAACAAGCTCTTCATCTCTTCCTTCGTCATCAGCTCCTCAGTGGAAGCATGATGTGTTTCTCAGCTTCAGGGGTGAAGACACCCGGAAGGGTATTGTATCCTCTTTATACCATGAATTGAAAACCAGaggaatacaaacattcatGGATGACCAAGGGCTTCAGCAAGGGATGCCTATTTCTCCAAGTCTCCTAACAGCGATTGAGGAATCCAGGTGTGCAGTCGTTCTTCTATCGCCAAACTATGCTTCTTCTACATGgtgtttggatgaacttgcaAAGATTCTCCAATGCTCTGAAGCCAAGAAGACACTGCTTCTGCCAATTTTTTATAATGTGGATCCCTCTCATGTGCGACATCAAAAGGGAAGTTTTGCAGAAGCCTTCACTAAGCATGAAGAGAGGTATAGGCAAGGCAATGATGATGCAGAGAAGGTGAACAAGTGGAGAGCTGCTTTAACACAAGTGGCCAATCTCTCTGGGTTGGATTCAAACAAATTTGG GTCTGACAGAGAACTTGTCCAACGCATTGTGGAACTTGTGCGCCGTGATGTAAGGCCTATTTCAATAATGTCGAGCAGCAATTTTGAAGCATTTGAATCAACAAGAAAAGCCATGAAGGAGCTGATGGAGGCATTAGAAGATGATGAGGTCGCTGCCATTGGGGTCTATGGAATGGGAGGGGTTGGGAAGACAACCATGGTGAAACATGTCGGTGCACAAGCCCAAAAAATGGGGCTTTTTGATCGTGTGATTATGGCTGTTGTATCCCAAACCCCAGATACAAGAAATATTCAAGGCGCACTTGCGGATCTGCTGGGCTTGACATTGGTGCAGGAGTCAGATATTGGACGAGCCGATAGATTGCAGACGGAGATACTTGGAAGAAAAAAGATCCTTATAATCTTAGACGACATTTGGAAGACACTTGACTTGTCAAGCATTGGAATTCCCAGCTACAACTACCTTCAAATCCGCAAGTCCAAACTGCTATTCACCACAAGGAGATCGAATGTTTGCCATACCATGGGGAGCCAAGCAAAAATTCATCTCAATATCTTATCAGAAGATGATGCTTGGAACTTGTTTTTGAAGAAGGCAAGAAGGTCTTTTCAAAAGTCTAGCCCTTTCTATGAAGTAGCCAGAAAGGTAGCTAGAGAATGTGCTGGTCTCCCAGTTGCATTGATTGCAGTTGCGAGGGCACTTGGAGATAAAGATTTTAAAGACTGGAAACTAGCAGCTCGACAACTTGAGATGTCTCAACCTGCCAACCTTGACGAGGAGAAAGATGTGTTCAAGTGCATTAAGTTGAGCTATGATTACCTTGACAGTGACGACGCCAAGTCTTGCTTCTTGCTTTGCTGCCTATTCCCAGAAGATTATGACATCCGTGTTGAAGACTTGATGAGCTATGGGTTCGGAACAGGGTTGTTTCGACATGTCAACAGCACAATAGAATATGCCAGAGTCAGAGCACATTCGGTTACTAGATACCTTAAAGCTTCTTGTCTGCTTTTGGATGGGACAAAAGAAGGATATGTAAGGATGCATGATGTCATTCGAGATATGGCCATATCCATTGCACTCTCTGTAGATGGCCACGCCTCTTTGGTGAAAACTAATTGTCATTTGAAAGATTGGTCGATGGATGCGGACGAAGGCTACTCAGCAATCTCACTAATCGAGAGCAACACTTGCAAGCTTCCCAACAAGTTGGTATGTTCAAAACTTCAGATTTTATTGCTACAAAAAAATGATGGTATAAGAGAGATCTCAAAAACCTTTTTTCAAAGCCCCAATGATTTAAGGGTCTTAGATCTTAGGAAAACTGGCATTTCATCACTGCCCCCATCATTCAGTCTCCTAGCCAGACTCCAAGCTTTGCATTTAGATGATTGCGAGTCCATCATTGACATATCCCTACTTGGAAAACTGAAAAAGCTTGAGATTCTTAGTATGAGACACTGTGACTCTATTAAGAAATTTCcaaaagagattggaaatttGACGAATTTAAGAATGTTGGACTTGACTGGAACCCGTTTTAAGACAGTTCCCTCTCAAGTGATATCAAGGTTGTATAGATTGGAAGTACTGTACATGAGATGTTATTTTGGCAAGTGGGGTTGTAAAGCTGCCGGAGGCTGCTTGTgttttctttgtaagaatgCTAGCTTTGATGAGTTAATTGGCTTGCCAAGTTTAAACACTTTGCAGGTTTCCGTATGTGGTGCAGAACGCTTGCCTCAAAACGTTGAGGTCAATCCAAATTGGGACAGGTTTTGTATAATTATGGAAGGATACGGCACGGACATTTGTCGCATTTATGATTATGACGAGGGCTTCCCACATCGTTTTTCAAGAACATTGATCACGGTCGAAACCATGAATAACTTACCCGATTGGTTCATCAGTGTAGTGACAGAAAGAACAGATTATTTATGGTACAGAGGTCGCCATGGCTTAACTAACCTTCTCGAGGAACACGACTGTGGGAGATTACATGGACTCAAGTATTTGTGTATAGAATCTTCCGAATATGTGGAAGTGTTGTTGAACACAATAACATGGACTAGGGTGTCAAATGAACCTGTGTTTGAGAACTTGGAAGAGTTGGAATTCTCCGGGGATGGCTTGGAGGAGCTATGTGTCGGTGAATTACCACCTGGCTCTCTACGTAATCTAAAGAAATTGATGATGGGTATGTGTCCTTGCTTGGTGAAACCGCTTTTACCGTCAAAGTTGTTGCACAGATTAGAGAGTCTGGAAGAACTATGTTGTTCTCTTATGAAGGAAATGAAATATGTGTTTGGATTTGAAGGGCATGAACCACAACACGTTGTCTTGACGAGGCTGAGAATGATTTCATTGGAATCCATGGACAGCTTAATAAACATATGGGATGGTCCTGCTCCATCTGGAATCTTCCAGAGTCTCAAAATCATTTCCTTGGTTAATTGCCGGAAACTGGAATATCTCTTCACATCTGATGTAGCTCGATGTCTTTTGCAATTGGAAGACGTTGTGGTACAGAATTGCTTTAGCTTGGACAGAATAATTGAAGCGAGTGAGGAAATAGAGAGCAACAGGATCGTTCTTCCACAGTTGAAGAACTTGGTTTTAAAAGATCTTCCAAAGCTCACAAGGCTGTCCAGTACAAGCAGCAGTACTATTGATATTGAAATCGAGTGCCCTACATTGGAACGCTTATATGTCTCTGCGTGCCCCCAGTTATCAATCCCTGCTTCTGGTTTCAACAGCAGCAACGAACACTCACTATTTAATTGGGGTTATAGCGATACACTACGGAGTAGTATCGAGGCCGTGAGTTACCGCTCACACTTTCCACCTTCGATGAG TGCGCGCTTACTTTTGGCACTTCTGCGGACAACACTGATTTCGACCAAGAGGGCCCCAGTGACGTGGCCAGTTGCATGTTTTGCCGTCATGGTCTTGTGTTTAATGGTATTTTGGCATGTGGGATGA